Proteins encoded in a region of the Mycobacterium branderi genome:
- a CDS encoding NUDIX hydrolase gives MSDGEQAKPRRRRGRRRGRRASGTAENRADKAAVDGAVPTAESAKSGRGRSTRRGPERLRTVHETSAGGLVIDGIDGPREEQVAALIGRVDRRGRMLWSLPKGHIELGETAEQTAIREVAEETGIQGSVLAALGSIDYWFVTDGRRVHKTVHHYLMRCAGGELSDEDLEVAEVAWVPIRELPSRLAYADERRLAEVADELIDKLQADGPAALPPLPPTTPRRRPQTHSRAHHRQPAPGRKNGRGPGP, from the coding sequence GTGTCGGACGGCGAACAAGCCAAACCCCGCCGGCGCCGCGGCAGGCGTCGGGGTCGCCGCGCCTCCGGGACAGCCGAAAACCGCGCCGACAAGGCGGCAGTCGACGGCGCGGTCCCGACCGCTGAGTCAGCTAAATCGGGTCGGGGACGCTCGACCCGGCGCGGCCCCGAGCGGCTGCGCACCGTGCACGAAACCTCCGCGGGCGGACTGGTCATCGACGGCATCGACGGGCCCCGCGAAGAGCAGGTCGCCGCACTCATCGGTCGCGTCGACCGCCGTGGCCGCATGCTGTGGTCTTTGCCCAAGGGCCACATCGAACTCGGCGAGACCGCCGAGCAGACTGCGATCCGGGAAGTCGCCGAGGAGACCGGCATTCAGGGCAGTGTGCTGGCCGCGTTGGGCAGCATCGACTACTGGTTCGTCACCGACGGCCGACGGGTGCACAAAACCGTGCACCACTATCTGATGCGGTGCGCGGGCGGTGAGCTGTCCGACGAGGACCTCGAAGTCGCCGAAGTGGCGTGGGTGCCGATCCGGGAGCTGCCGTCGCGGCTGGCCTACGCCGACGAGCGGCGCCTGGCCGAGGTGGCCGACGAACTGATCGACAAGTTGCAAGCCGACGGCCCGGCGGCGTTGCCGCCGCTGCCGCCCACCACACCGCGCCGACGCCCGCAGACGCATTCGCGCGCCCACCATCGTCAACCCGCGCCGGGCCGGAAGAACGGTCGCGGTCCCGGGCCGTGA
- a CDS encoding CCA tRNA nucleotidyltransferase, with amino-acid sequence MPETAHDADLLTAAAVALNRHADLLRELGAAFAAAGHELYLVGGSVRDALLQRLSPDLDFATDAHPEQVQKIMRPWADALWDTGIEFGTVGVGKDGHRLEITTFRADRYDRVSRNPQVRFGDSLEADLSRRDFTVNAMAVRVTPTGPGEFIDPLGGLAALRAGTLDTPAAPEVSFGDDPLRMLRAARFVSQLGFTVAPRVRAAIEEMAPELSRITAERVAAELDKLLLGADPAAGIDLLVQTGMGDVVLPEVGGMRMAIDEHHQHKDVYQHSLTVLRQAMELEDEGPDLVLRWAALLHDIGKPATRKHEADGGVSFHHHEVVGAKMARKRLRALKYSKQMVDDISQLVYLHLRFHGYGDGKWTDSAVRRYVTDAGPLLGKLHKLVRADCTTRNKRRAARLQANYDNLEARIAELAAAEDLQRVRPDLDGNEIMKLLDIPPGPQVGEAWRYLKELRLERGPLSHEEATAELLAWWKARGNR; translated from the coding sequence GTGCCCGAAACCGCCCACGACGCCGATCTGCTGACCGCGGCCGCCGTCGCGTTGAACAGGCACGCCGACCTGCTGCGCGAACTCGGCGCGGCGTTCGCTGCGGCCGGTCACGAGCTGTACCTGGTGGGCGGGTCCGTGCGCGACGCGCTGCTGCAGCGGCTTAGCCCCGACCTGGATTTCGCCACCGACGCGCACCCCGAACAGGTGCAGAAGATCATGCGGCCGTGGGCGGATGCCTTGTGGGACACCGGAATCGAGTTCGGCACCGTCGGCGTGGGCAAGGACGGGCACCGCCTGGAGATCACCACGTTTCGCGCGGACCGCTACGACCGGGTGTCGCGCAACCCCCAGGTGCGTTTCGGGGACTCCCTGGAAGCCGATCTGTCCCGCCGCGACTTCACCGTCAACGCGATGGCGGTGCGCGTCACGCCAACCGGGCCGGGCGAATTCATCGATCCGCTAGGCGGTTTGGCGGCGCTGCGCGCCGGGACACTCGACACCCCCGCAGCGCCGGAGGTGTCGTTCGGCGACGACCCGCTGCGCATGCTGCGCGCCGCCCGGTTCGTCTCGCAGCTGGGCTTCACCGTGGCGCCGCGGGTCCGCGCGGCGATCGAGGAGATGGCGCCCGAGCTGAGCCGCATCACCGCCGAACGGGTGGCCGCCGAACTGGACAAGCTGCTGCTCGGTGCCGACCCGGCCGCCGGGATCGATCTGCTGGTGCAGACGGGCATGGGCGACGTGGTGCTGCCCGAGGTCGGCGGCATGCGGATGGCCATCGACGAGCACCACCAGCACAAGGACGTCTACCAGCATTCGCTGACAGTGCTGCGGCAGGCCATGGAATTAGAGGACGAGGGCCCGGATCTGGTGTTGCGCTGGGCGGCGCTGCTGCACGACATCGGCAAACCGGCCACCCGCAAACACGAGGCCGACGGCGGGGTGAGTTTTCACCATCACGAGGTGGTCGGCGCCAAGATGGCCCGCAAGCGGTTGCGGGCGTTGAAGTACTCCAAACAGATGGTCGACGACATCTCGCAGCTGGTGTACCTGCATCTGCGATTCCACGGCTACGGAGACGGCAAGTGGACCGATTCGGCGGTGCGCCGCTATGTCACCGACGCCGGTCCGTTGCTGGGAAAGCTGCACAAGCTGGTGCGGGCCGACTGCACCACCCGCAACAAGCGGCGGGCCGCCCGGCTGCAGGCCAACTACGACAACCTCGAGGCGAGGATCGCCGAACTGGCCGCGGCCGAAGACCTGCAGCGTGTACGGCCCGACCTCGACGGCAACGAGATCATGAAGCTGCTGGACATCCCGCCCGGGCCGCAGGTCGGCGAGGCGTGGCGCTACCTGAAGGAGCTTCGGCTGGAGCGCGGGCCGCTGTCGCACGAGGAGGCGACGGCCGAGCTGCTGGCCTGGTGGAAGGCGCGGGGGAACCGGTAG